From the genome of Solibacillus sp. FSL H8-0538:
TCTTAGTAGACATAGCCGAGTCAATTGATTATTAATTTGAACTGGAGAGATTGTTACTTGCCAGTAGAAATAGAAAACTATTTAGACCCACCATTCGAATATCGTATGTTTTAGGGCGCTTAGTTTTTCACATTATATAAAGCGACGTTATTTTCCCGTTTAAATCAGCCTAATTATTATACAAACCCAAAGTGTACATGATAACCCATTATCGTGATTGTTTGACATTTTTCTTTCATATAGATAGTATTAAAAACGCTTTTATACCAACATTTTAAAGGAGATATCGAATATGAACAGATTATCAGGTAAAGTAGCAATTATTACAGGTGGAGCACGTGGTATGGGAGCTACCCATGTACGTATGTTAGTAGGTGAAGGTGCGAAAGTAGTTTTCACGGATCTTAATGAAGAAGGCGGACTAGCATTAGCACAAGAATTAGGTGAAAATGTAAAATTCGTGAAGCAAGATGTAACTAACGCAGCTGATTGGGAAACTGTTATCAATGAAACTGAAAATACATTTGGTCCTGTGAACATTTTAGTTAACAATGCAGGCATCAGCATGAATAAAACAATTGCAGAAATGACGGAAGCAGAATATCGTAAAATTCTAGAAATCAACCAAGTTTCTGTATTTTTAGGAATGAAAGCTGTTCTACCTTCTATGCAAAAAACAGGAAATGGTTCAATCATTAACATTTCATCTATGAACGGTATCGTAGGTGGTGCGATTGGCTATACAGATACGAAATTCGCTGTTCGAGGAATGTCTAAAGCAGCTGCTCTTCAATTCGGTCCACTAGGTATCCGAGTAAACTCTGTACATCCTGGCGTTATTGAAACACCAATGGTTACAGAAGGAGATGCTGTTGAAGTTATTAAAGAATTTTCAAAACATATTCCAATGAGAAGAATCGCAAAACCTGAGGAAGTTTCAAATCTTGTTTTATTCCTTGCGTCGGATGAATCAAGCTATTCAACAGGTTCTGAATTCATTATCGATGGTGGCTTAACAGCGCAATAATAGTTCAAAAAGCATAAAATTATTAAATAAGTACCCTATAAAGTAGATACTTTCAAAAAGTTTCTACTTTGTAGGGTATTTTATATTTATCTGAAAATATGAAAATTGGTATGTTATATACTGTTGGGATATATAATAAATGTGGAAATTGGCATTGAAAAAAGAATTTCTATAAGTCTATGTTTGCGGAATTGGCAAGTATGTGGTGGGGAACCTATTGAAATCTAAAAAATTGTCCATGCATATGGTGTGTATTTTGTTGTTGTGAAGGAGTTTGGTTTCTTCTGTAATAAAAAAATTTAAAATAAATGTAACGAATAACGTTTTAAATCTATATATAGGTGATACATGAAAATTTGGTGAGAAGGAAGGAGGTTGGTGGAGGATTTAAGTGAAGTCTACAAATCCTATGCAGATGAAGTAAAGCGGTTCCTTATTTGTTTAACGTCAAATGTAGATTTAGCTGAAGAACTGACCCAAGAGACTTTTTATCAGGCGGTAAAGTCTATTCACAGGTACAACGGTGAATACAAGATGTCTGTTTGGTTATGTCAGATTGCAAAACATACATATTATAACTATTTAAAAAAGGTAAAAAATGCTGACCATCTTAGTGTAGAAAATCTGATGCAAAAGGGAGTGGATATTCCATCTTCTAAGGAGCAGCCTGACGTTGAGATGGTTAGACGCAATACGCTTATTTCAATACATAAAGAAATACATCTGTTAAAAGAACCTTACCGCGAAATATTTTTACTAAGAACGTCCATTCAGCTCAGCTTTAAAGAGATTGGTGAAGTATTTGATAAAAGTGAAAACTGGGCGCGGGTATCCTATTACCGTGCCAAATTGAAACTAGCAGAAAGGATTGATGGGAATGAATTGTAATATTATTAAAGATTTATTGCCATCTTATATTGATGAGATTTGTAGTAAAGATACTGTAAAAATGGTTGAAGAGCATTTACAGTATTGTGAAAAATGTAAGGCGTGTTTTAATTCCATGCAGCAGGAAGGGGCTTATGTAGGGCAGTTGCCAGAAGAAGTAGCGAAAGCCATTACACCGTTTAAAAAAATTAATAAAAAGCGCCGCATCCAAGTTATTAAGGCCGTTGTCATCACCTTTTTAACGACCTTTTTTATCACGGTTGTAGCTGATTCAGTTTATCAAAATGTAGGAGTTGTGAATCAATTCTTTTCCCCAATGGATAGAGGCATTGTCGATGTAGGTTCAGCTGATGAGTGGGAAAGAATCACCTTTAGTGACAACAATTTTCTGGAAAAAGATCATCTGATATTCGACAGCATTTTTTGGGAAAAGGAAATAACTAATCACGCGAATAACGAACAGGATGTCATGATAAGGGTAAAAGATGAAAATGGCAATATTATAGTGGACGAATTCCAAATTTTACATGGCACTAGCGTGAAATTGGACAGTTTGAAGAGAAATGAAAAATATTTTATTGAAATAAAAGCGCCACAAGGGAGATTTTTTATTAATGCGACATGAAAAATACTGAAATTTAGATCGTTGTCTAAAGTATAATAGGTAGTCTTTTTAATACATTACCGGGCGTTTTTAAGGGATATTCGTATTTCAAATTTTTAACACTTGGGCAGGAGGTAGCGAAGATGGAGAATAAAAAAGGAATAGTTATTGCTAGCATTATGTTATGCTATTGCGTAATTTCTGTTAGCTATACGCTTTTATTAGATGGAACAATCAATTGGTCTCCATTCTTTTTAGCTATATGTATGGTAGGTGTAATAGGAATTGCTAAATCCAATAATAGATTACTAAAAAAACTTGAATAAGTAAATGTGATAGCGGATTTTTTGATAGTATGGTGCTTTACATGAAGATTCGCATCTCGAATATTAAGTACTTTAGTTAGTAATCTGTGAGGGGTTTTGTGAAAAATATATGGTTAATTGCAATTATATTATGGGATTAAATAGGGTCTTTACCAAAACATGTCCTTTACTTTAAAAGAAAGTGAACTACTTTATAGGCACATGGAACGGAAAGCGACCGCCTGGAGTGGAATGTGCTGTCAAATTCAGATTTTGGTGTAGAGTCATTAAATATATGGATTAGTTTCTAAAGATTTTTTCTCAACTCTAGTGAGAAGTTTATTTGCGTTATTAGGATTTATAGAAGATATAAAGCGAGATGATTCAAGTAATGAACTAATCATATTTCTAATGGCTGGTCCCTTTTTCTCATTGCGATTGTTCAATAGAGCAGTCGCTTCTTCTACTAAGGGGGAAGGTTAGTAAAGAAGTGATTGACGAAATATTTTACAAAAATTTCGAATGTTTGTATTATATAAATAATACACAAATGCGATGAAGAGAAGAGTAAATAAAATCATTTCTTGCCAGAGAGCTCCCACTTGGTGAAAGGGAGTAAGAAAGATTTATTGAAACAAGCCTCTGAGTAGCATATCGGAACCAGTATGGGGGGATGGTATGACGGGAGCTCCCGTTATAGAGCTAAGGTATAAAAATACATTGTACCTGATAAGATTAGTATGGCAACATATTAATAAAATGGGGTGGCACCACGATTAAAAATCTCGTCCCCAAGACTTTAGTTTCTGTAGAGTCTTGGGGAAGGGATTTTTTTATTTATTTCAATCATTATTTAACCTTATTTAAAGTTTTATTTTTAATATTGAAAGGGGGATAAAGTGATGAATTTAAAGAAAGTGATTGTGTCTTGGAAATACCCATCAATTTTATTAGTAGGTATTGGATTTTCAAATATCGGTGAATGGATTTATTTTCTTGCTCTTAATTTAGTCGTTTACGATATAACTGGCTCACCTCTTGCAGTATCTATTTTGTATATAATAAAATCCTTTGCTACTTTATGTACTAATTTTTGGGCAGGAAGTATGATTGATCGTTTGAATAAACGAAAATTAATGGTTTATCTTGATATTTTCAGAGCTATGCTTATTGCTTTATTACCTTTCGTTTCTTCTGTAATCCTGATTTACATAGTTGTATTTATAATAAATATGGCAAGTTCTATATTTGGACCAACATCAATGACATATATTTCAAAATTAATTCCACCCGAACAAAGAAAACAATTCAATTCTATTTATAGTTTAGTTACATCAGGTTCTTTTTTTATTGGTCCAGCAATTGCAGGGTTATTATTTTTAAT
Proteins encoded in this window:
- a CDS encoding glucose 1-dehydrogenase, with amino-acid sequence MNRLSGKVAIITGGARGMGATHVRMLVGEGAKVVFTDLNEEGGLALAQELGENVKFVKQDVTNAADWETVINETENTFGPVNILVNNAGISMNKTIAEMTEAEYRKILEINQVSVFLGMKAVLPSMQKTGNGSIINISSMNGIVGGAIGYTDTKFAVRGMSKAAALQFGPLGIRVNSVHPGVIETPMVTEGDAVEVIKEFSKHIPMRRIAKPEEVSNLVLFLASDESSYSTGSEFIIDGGLTAQ
- a CDS encoding RNA polymerase sigma factor, coding for MEDLSEVYKSYADEVKRFLICLTSNVDLAEELTQETFYQAVKSIHRYNGEYKMSVWLCQIAKHTYYNYLKKVKNADHLSVENLMQKGVDIPSSKEQPDVEMVRRNTLISIHKEIHLLKEPYREIFLLRTSIQLSFKEIGEVFDKSENWARVSYYRAKLKLAERIDGNEL
- a CDS encoding zf-HC2 domain-containing protein, yielding MNCNIIKDLLPSYIDEICSKDTVKMVEEHLQYCEKCKACFNSMQQEGAYVGQLPEEVAKAITPFKKINKKRRIQVIKAVVITFLTTFFITVVADSVYQNVGVVNQFFSPMDRGIVDVGSADEWERITFSDNNFLEKDHLIFDSIFWEKEITNHANNEQDVMIRVKDENGNIIVDEFQILHGTSVKLDSLKRNEKYFIEIKAPQGRFFINAT